In Quercus robur chromosome 10, dhQueRobu3.1, whole genome shotgun sequence, a genomic segment contains:
- the LOC126704417 gene encoding heparanase-like protein 1, translated as MDLTLGFCLTLFLAFVSLPAILAQDIGTAKILVDGTKRVAEIDDNFICATIDWWPRNKCDYNQCPWGNTSVINLDLSHPLLAKAIQAFNHLRIRIGGSLQDQVVYNVGNLRYPCHPFRKMKDGLFGFSKGCLYMRRWDELNHFFSKTGVIVTFGLNALYGRHKLKGNAWGGDWDSSNARSLMKYSISKGYQIDSWELGNELTGNGIGASVGAELYGKDLIKFKSFMNNLYQKSKLKPSLIAPGGFYDQEWFAKLLQVSGSNVVNFVTHHIYNLGAGNDPSLVKKIMDPSYLSEISKTFNSLHQTIQHNGPWASAWVGESGGAFNSGGRHVSDSFMDSFWYLDQLGMASKFNTKAYCRQTLVGGNYGLLNTATFVPRPDYYSALLWHRLMGKGVLAVSTGDSPYLRSYAHCSKGRAGITLLLINFSNQTRFVINVENLMHVNLPANGRKIQSRNSFVHSIKKTVAWVGSKASDGPLYREEFHLTPKDGNLRSETSVLNGVPLVLTDHGEIPKLAPVLNNVHSPLYISPYSISFIVLPNFDAPACA; from the exons ATGGATCTAACATTGGGATTCTGCCTCACCTTGTTTCTTGCCTTCGTTTCTCTTCCTGCGATTTTAGCTCAAGATATTGGAACTGCTAAAATTTTAGTGGATGGCACTAAAAGGGTAGCTGAAATTGATGATAATTTCATCTGTGCAACTATTGATTGGTGGCCTCGTAATAAGTGTGACTACAACCAATGTCCATGGGGGAATACATCTGTTATTAATTTG GACTTATCTCATCCTTTACTTGCCAAGGCTATCCAAG CTTTCAATCATTTGAGGATAAGAATTGGAGGTTCTTTGCAAGATCAAGTGGTGTACAACGTAGGAAATTTGAGGTATCCTTGCCATCCTTTTCGAAAGATGAAGGatgggttgtttggattttcaaaGGGATGTTTATACATGAGGAGGTGGGATGAGCTGAACCATTTTTTCAGTAAAACAGG GGTAATTGTGACATTTGGCTTGAATGCTCTCTATGGGAGGCACAAGCTTAAGGGGAATGCTTGGGGAGGAGATTGGGACTCTAGCAACGCCAGGAGTTTAATGAAGTATTCCATTTCAAAGGGATACCAGATAGATTCATGGGAATTGG GTAACGAGTTGACTGGAAATGGCATTGGTGCAAGTGTTGGTGCTGAACTGTATGGGAAAGACTTGATCAAGTTTAAAAGTTTTATGAATAACTTGTATCAGAAATCCAAATTGAAGCCTTCACTCATAGCACCTGGAGGTTTCTATGACCAAGAATGGTTCGCTAAACTTCTTCAGGTTTCAGGTTCAAATGTAGTCAATTTCGTgactcatcatatatataatttaggtGCAG GTAATGACCCCAGTCTTGTAAAGAAGATAATGGATCCCTCTTACTTAAGCGAGATATCAAAGACATTTAACAGTCTTCACCAAACTATTCAGCATAATGGTCCTTGGGCTTCTGCATGGGTTGGAGAATCTGGTGGTGCCTTTAACAGTGGTGGTCGCCATGTGTCTGACTCATTCATGGACAGCTTCTG gTACTTAGATCAGCTTGGAATGGCATCCAAGTTCAATACTAAAGCATATTGCAGGCAGACTTTAGTTGGTGGGAATTATGGTCTCCTCAACACAGCCACATTTGTCCCCAGGCCTGATTACTACAG tgCACTTCTATGGCATCGACTTATGGGAAAAGGTGTTCTTGCTGTTAGTACTGGTGATTCACCATACCTACGCTCTTATGCCCACTGTTCAAAAGGAAGA GCGGGTATTACTTTGCTCCTGATTAATTTTAGCAATCAGACTAGGTTCGTCATCAATGTTGAAAATCTAATGCACGTCAATTTACCCGCAAATGGGAGAAAAATCCAAAGCCGAAATTCTTTCGTGCATAGTATTAAGAAAACGGTTGCTTGGGTTGGAAGCAAAGCTTCAGATGGACCATTGTACAGAGAGGAGTTTCACTTGACCCCCAAAGATGGGAATCTTCGAAGTGAAACCTCAGTTCTAAACGGAGTTCCATTAGTGCTTACAGATCATGGAGAAATCCCAAAATTGGCCCCTGTCCTCAATAATGTGCATTCTCCATTATATATTTCACCTTACTCCATTTCTTTCATAGTACTTCCCAACTTTGATGCTCCTGCTTGTGCATAA